One window of the Bradyrhizobium sp. NP1 genome contains the following:
- a CDS encoding aspartate kinase: MRNDPVIVQKYGGACLETPAKIRAVASSLADLHSRGHRVVAIVSAMGKTTDELVRMAYQVSPHPNRRELDMLLTTGERISMSLMSMALADLGVPAISFTGSQAGVMTDDSHSSARILDVRPVRVREELERGRVVVLAGFQGVNPVTKEITTLGRGGSDTTAVAMAAALKAECCEIIKEVDGVCSADPRIVANAKPLRQLDFASLSEMCFWGAKVLHFRSVELAQSQNVPLVIKKWGGREHSTQVMTEVAGMENGKILAVNSMARIEHVEIDSADLNQGFEKFAQHLKQNGLSWPQLLASAFTAGKTRLMMTCDAESLDTLLRTLEGSKDLRKQRETLSSVSLTCFGGVSSDLPFKAVQILQQHGIIVDKYVLSPHSVNLFVAVESREAAVKALHSLV; this comes from the coding sequence ATGCGCAACGATCCCGTCATCGTGCAAAAATACGGCGGCGCCTGTCTTGAGACGCCGGCAAAAATCCGCGCGGTCGCGAGCAGCCTCGCCGATTTGCACAGCCGTGGCCATCGTGTCGTGGCGATCGTTTCAGCGATGGGCAAGACCACGGACGAACTGGTTAGGATGGCCTATCAGGTAAGTCCGCACCCCAATCGCCGCGAACTCGACATGTTGCTCACGACCGGCGAGCGCATCAGCATGTCTCTGATGAGCATGGCGCTGGCCGATCTCGGCGTGCCGGCCATCAGTTTTACCGGCAGTCAGGCCGGAGTGATGACCGACGACTCCCATTCGTCCGCGCGCATTTTGGATGTGCGGCCCGTTCGCGTACGCGAGGAACTCGAGCGCGGACGCGTCGTGGTCTTGGCGGGCTTTCAGGGCGTGAACCCGGTTACCAAAGAAATCACCACGCTGGGCCGGGGCGGCAGCGACACCACTGCGGTCGCCATGGCCGCGGCGCTAAAAGCCGAGTGCTGTGAGATTATCAAGGAGGTCGACGGCGTTTGCTCGGCCGATCCGCGCATCGTCGCGAATGCAAAACCCTTGCGTCAGCTGGACTTTGCATCGTTGTCCGAAATGTGTTTTTGGGGCGCCAAGGTTTTGCATTTTCGCAGCGTGGAGCTGGCGCAAAGCCAAAATGTGCCCTTGGTCATAAAAAAATGGGGCGGCCGTGAACACAGCACGCAGGTGATGACAGAGGTTGCGGGGATGGAAAACGGAAAAATCCTGGCCGTCAACTCGATGGCTCGCATCGAGCATGTGGAGATCGATTCGGCGGATCTCAATCAGGGCTTTGAAAAGTTCGCGCAGCATCTCAAACAAAACGGCCTGTCTTGGCCGCAACTCCTTGCCTCGGCTTTCACCGCCGGAAAAACCCGCTTGATGATGACTTGCGATGCGGAGTCGCTCGACACTCTGCTGCGCACGCTGGAAGGCAGCAAAGACTTACGCAAGCAGCGTGAGACCTTGAGTTCGGTGAGCCTAACTTGCTTCGGCGGCGTTTCTTCAGACTTGCCGTTCAAGGCGGTTCAGATTCTGCAGCAACACGGGATAATCGTCGACAAATATGTCTTGTCGCCGCATTCGGTAAATTTATTCGTTGCTGTGGAGAGCCGCGAGGCCGCGGTCAAGGCTTTGCATTCGCTGGTCTAA
- a CDS encoding DUF5989 family protein — protein sequence MEFALEFWRFMRVRKKFWMLPIISMMVVFGGLAIVAKGSAVAPFIYTIF from the coding sequence ATGGAATTCGCTTTGGAGTTCTGGCGTTTCATGCGCGTACGCAAGAAATTTTGGATGTTGCCGATCATTTCCATGATGGTCGTGTTCGGAGGCCTGGCGATCGTTGCCAAGGGCTCGGCGGTGGCGCCCTTCATCTACACGATTTTCTGA
- a CDS encoding peptidase M15, with amino-acid sequence MNPRRFTTVAAVLCPTVVCAAWVVAWLAGFGSAGIENTAAPVLDRRVPSLAANAEPADAPQATATGNAAVGNADVATAAELATRTVTDATAASDEQKSIVNAALTDSSQTQQQPETPPVQVATAPAADPAPNDPRAVSSVEILDECLAVDICIDRYLWALYQRTPKEDSIKESEQRKVTVKRKGKMVTVTRSFTKLVDEDFTWKDPKAAEKAGMPMMDYVIGGMDRSFKLKLFRTLRAAEQAGLSPGITSAFRDDYRQSLASGLRAATNRSYHGGSLRGGYGHGLAADVVSVKGETRDERWNSSDKLWKWIDAHGTEFGIGRPYSDRDPPHVAPIDGKEYAAHHRGTKVQHAGSNMKKRNRSAARDDHSVAKRPRTARSSKVRTI; translated from the coding sequence ATGAACCCGCGGCGGTTTACGACAGTAGCGGCGGTGCTGTGCCCGACGGTCGTTTGCGCGGCCTGGGTTGTCGCCTGGCTCGCCGGCTTCGGTTCGGCCGGCATCGAGAACACCGCAGCGCCGGTCTTGGACCGCCGCGTACCATCTCTCGCCGCCAACGCCGAGCCCGCAGACGCGCCGCAGGCAACCGCAACGGGCAATGCCGCCGTCGGTAACGCCGATGTGGCGACCGCTGCCGAATTGGCGACGAGGACTGTCACCGATGCGACGGCGGCGTCCGACGAGCAGAAATCCATCGTCAACGCGGCGTTGACCGATTCGTCGCAGACGCAGCAGCAGCCCGAAACGCCGCCCGTGCAGGTGGCGACAGCACCCGCTGCTGATCCGGCGCCCAACGACCCCAGGGCCGTGAGCTCCGTCGAAATTCTCGACGAGTGCCTGGCGGTGGACATCTGCATCGACCGATACCTGTGGGCGCTCTACCAACGGACGCCCAAGGAGGACAGCATCAAGGAGTCCGAGCAGAGGAAGGTGACGGTCAAGAGGAAGGGCAAAATGGTGACTGTCACCAGAAGCTTTACCAAGCTCGTCGATGAGGATTTCACGTGGAAGGATCCGAAGGCCGCGGAAAAAGCCGGCATGCCGATGATGGACTATGTGATCGGAGGCATGGATCGGAGCTTCAAGCTGAAGCTCTTCCGTACGCTTCGCGCGGCGGAGCAGGCCGGGCTATCACCTGGCATAACCAGCGCGTTCCGCGATGACTATCGTCAATCGCTCGCAAGCGGCCTGAGGGCGGCGACTAACAGGTCGTACCATGGCGGGAGCTTGCGAGGTGGCTATGGCCACGGGCTTGCGGCCGATGTCGTGAGTGTCAAAGGGGAAACCCGGGACGAACGATGGAATTCCAGTGACAAGCTCTGGAAATGGATCGATGCACATGGGACGGAATTTGGAATCGGCCGACCCTATTCCGATCGAGATCCGCCGCATGTGGCACCGATCGACGGCAAGGAATATGCCGCTCACCACCGCGGGACGAAAGTTCAACACGCAGGGTCGAATATGAAGAAGCGCAACCGGTCGGCTGCGCGGGACGATCACAGTGTGGCCAAACGCCCAAGAACCGCAAGATCGTCGAAGGTCAGAACCATCTAA
- a CDS encoding class I SAM-dependent methyltransferase, producing the protein MRTAEDFNSYYATPDPWHISRARFRDRVLRRCLNRFVRGKLVLELGCGEGHLTEAVFYKARSVVGVDISDVAIGRARSLNLPNARFENADLLQISFNGYDVIAAIECIQYLSHQEQGAFLEKVAREHAGKILLLSGPIVDYQRHFSHRRLMLEFKTLGFALVTSRNLSVLWYTRSLRIVAEIIKLPLGYVLLDWLPEWMIYQRLYVLRAPKRDG; encoded by the coding sequence ATGCGAACGGCTGAGGATTTCAACAGCTACTATGCAACGCCTGATCCCTGGCACATTTCGCGCGCGAGATTCAGGGACAGGGTGTTGCGCCGATGCCTTAACCGCTTCGTTCGCGGCAAATTGGTCCTGGAGCTTGGCTGCGGCGAAGGTCACCTGACCGAAGCGGTTTTCTACAAGGCGCGATCCGTGGTTGGCGTCGACATCAGTGATGTCGCGATTGGTCGCGCCAGATCGCTAAATCTGCCTAATGCCAGATTTGAGAATGCTGATCTTTTGCAAATTTCCTTCAACGGCTACGACGTGATAGCCGCGATCGAATGCATCCAGTATTTGTCTCACCAGGAACAGGGTGCGTTTTTAGAGAAGGTTGCCAGAGAACACGCTGGCAAGATCCTTTTGCTTTCGGGTCCGATTGTCGACTACCAGAGACACTTCAGTCACAGGCGATTGATGCTCGAGTTCAAGACTCTCGGTTTCGCTCTCGTCACGTCTCGTAACCTGTCCGTCCTTTGGTACACGCGTTCATTGAGAATCGTCGCCGAAATCATCAAGTTGCCACTCGGTTACGTTCTGCTTGATTGGCTACCTGAGTGGATGATCTACCAAAGACTATACGTACTTCGAGCCCCCAAACGTGACGGTTGA